DNA from Flavobacteriales bacterium:
ATGCAGACATCCCTTCGGGCGAACGGCTGGACCGGGTTTGGGACAATCGGGTGAGGATGGTCTATGGCGGGCCCTTCGTGGGGCGGCTGGCCTACTTGCAGCTCATCTACGAGCTGGATCGGCGCTGATACCGCCCAAGCGGGGACAAGTCGACCGGGCATGACGCGGAACCGAGGCCGCGCGCCCCTACCTTCGGCTCTCCAATCCAACCTGAACCCATGAAACGACCCTTACACTACGCTTGGGCGGCCGCAGCCCTGGCCCTGGCCGCCCCGGCGAGCGCACAGCGCTACCTGTCCGAGGTGTTCAGCGATGCCAACCTCACCATCACCAACGATGTGATCTACGGCACGAACATCGACTTCCTCTCCAGCAATTTCGCATCGCCCGATGTGAACGCCAACGTCACGGAGCTGCAGACGGCGGTGACGCTGGGCAACCCCATCCCCGCGGCCTATTTCGACCCCAACGATGGCAGCACGGCGGTGAAGGTGACCAACCTGCGCCTGGATGTGTACGAACCCAGCCAAGGCGTGGACACGGAGACGGAGCGCCCCTTGGTGATCTACGTGCACACCGGCAACGCCCTGCCCCCGCCCATCAACGGCAGCCCCAACGGCACCCGCAAGGACAGCAGCGCCGTGGAAAGCTGCAAGCGCTTTGCGCGCCGGGGCTACGTGGCTGTGAGCATGAGCTACCGCCTGGGCTGGAACCCGCTGGCCGCCACCGAGCTGGAGCGCCGCGGCAGCCTGCTGAACGCCATCTACCGTGCCCTGCATGACGTGCGCCAATGCGTGCGGAGCATGAAGGCCAATGCCGCCACCTACCGCATCGATCCCGAGAAGATCATCGTGGTGGGCGAGGGCACCGGCGGCTACATCACGCTGGCCCACGCCACCCTTGATGACGTGCAGGAGCTCTACATCGAGAAGTTCCGGCCCGACCCGTTCGACCCCTCGGTGAGCTTCGTGAACCCTGCCCAAGTGGGTGACATCGAGGGCTTCAACGGGCAGCTCACCCTATACCGCCCCAATGGCCAGAGCAGCGCTACGCAGTTCTGCGTGAACATGGGCGGCGCCCTCGCCGACACCAGCTGGCTTGCCCCTGGCGACCAGCCGATGGTGGCCTTCCACACCGTGTTCGACCCCTTTGCGCCCTTCACCGAAGGCATCGTGATCGTGCCCACCACGGGCGGCCCCGTGGTACCCGTGCAAGGCAGCAACCTCTTCATGGAGCTGGTGAACGAGTACGGCAACAACGACGCCTTCATCAACCTGCCCAACAGCAACCCCTTCACCGCCCGTGCCCGCGCGCTGTACGGCACCACCCAGACCCATGGCAGCAACAGCGTGCAGATCCGCACCGACGTGGAGGGGCTGTTCCCGGTGGTGCGCCCGCAGTGGCCCGCCCCCGCCCAGGAGGAAGCCAGCCCTTGGCAGTGGTGGGACCCGAACAGCGCCATCGCGCAGACCGTGGTGAGCGCCGGCCCGCCGCCCATCACCGCCCACGTCGCCAGCCTGGCCAGCAACCCGGATATGAGCCCCACGAAGGGCCGTGCCTACCTCGACACCGTGATGGGTTACGTGAACCCGCGCATCGTGTGCGCGCTGCAGCTGGGCCCCTGCTCGCTGGTGGGCATCGATGAAGCCGAAGGCCACGACAGCGTGGAGATCTGGCCCAATCCCGCCACCGACCGGATCAATGTGGCCAGCGCTGAGGGCCTCATCCGCCGCTGGCGCCTGCTGGACATCAACGGCCGCCAGGTGAGCACCGGCAACACCGCCGCCCAGCGCTTCACCATCGCCCGGGATGGGCTGGTGGCCGGCACCTACTTCATGGAGCTCGAAGTGGACGGCGCCCGCATCGTGCGCAAGCTGATGCTCGACTGACCTTCGCCTCACCTGCAAAGAAGAGGGCCGCCCGCGGGCGGCCCTTTTCTTTGCAGGCACAGCCCCCCCATGGACCGCATCACGGAAAGCGAGAGCCGCCACCAGCACCTGGAGCGCATGACCACGGATGAACTGCTGCGCGGCATCAATGCCGAGGACCGCTTGGTGGCCGACGCCGTGGCGCAGGCCATCCCTTCCATCGCCCCGCTGGTCGATGGCATCGCCGAGCGGATGCTTCGGGGCGGCAGGTTGTTCTACCTGGGCGCAGGCACCAGCGGCCGACTGGGCATCGTGGACGCCAGTGAATGCCCGCCCACCTTCGGGGTGCCGCACGGGCTGGTGGTGGGGCTCATCGCCGGCGGCGATGGAGCCATCCGCCGCGCCGTGGAATTCGCCGAGGACGACCCGCATCAGGGCTGGAAGGACCTGCAGGAGCACAGCGCGGGCGGTGACGATGCGGTAATCGGCATCGCGGCCAGCGGAACCACGCCCTATGTGATCGGTGCACTGGAGGACTGCCGGGCGCATGGCATCCTCACCGGTGCCATCACCTGCAACCCTGGCAGCCCCGTCACCCTCGCCGCGGACCACCCCATCGTGGCCGTCGTGGGGCCGGAATTCGTCACCGGCAGCACGCGCATGAAGAGCGGCACCGCCCAGAAGCTCATCCTCAACATGATCAGCACCAGCGTGATGGTGAAGCTGGGCCGGGTGAAGGGGAACCGCATGGTGGACATGCAACTGAGCAACAACAAGCTCATCGACCGCGGCACCCGCATGGTGATGGAGAGCCTGAGCGTAGGGTACGCCCAGGCGAACGAACTGCTGCGCCACTACGGCAGCGTGCGCCGCGCCATCGAGGCGGGCCACCGCCTTTAGCCAGGGCCACAGTGGGGTGAACGAGCCCGCGATCTGCGCACCGGTGGGGCACCCGGCTGCACATGCGCTGCGGGCCGCATCGCTGCTGAGCGATCTTTGCAGGGCCATGCACGACATCGAACCCTTCTGGAACTGGCGGCACAAGTACATGGCCGAGGAGGATGAGCGCTCGCCGTTCTTCGGGGAAGAGCACAGCGAGTTCGAGTTCACGCATGCCGTTTACGACCACCTGATCCATCCCCAATGGGACAGCTTCGGCAGCGCCACGCTCTACCTGAAGGTGCTCTTCGCGGACTATGAGGAGGGCTTCGCAATCCTCGAATTCATCGGCGAGTGGAACGACCTGCTCCACAACGATGTGATGACCCTGAAGCGCAACATCATCGAGCACCAGATGGCACAGGGCATCCGCAAGTTCATCCTCATCGGGGAGAATGTGCTCAACTTCCACCACAGCGATGAGGAGTACTACGCCGAGTGGTTCGATGAGGTGAGCGAGGCCGACGGCTGGATTGCGCTGCTCAACTTCCGACCGCATGTGCTGGAGGACCTGCAGCACGCCAACATCGACCAGTACTTCCTGCTCGGCGGCCACCTGAATGCGCTGCGTTGGCGCAGCTGCGGACCCGAGGAGCTTTTCGAGAAGGTGGATGCGCTGGTGGTTAAGCGGCTGGGCATGTAGCCCGTCCCGGAACCGCTCATCCCCCCATCCGGTCCTGCATCAGCCGCCACACCACGCGGTCGATGGGCAGCGATACCGCCTCCTCGGCCAGCGCATGCAGGGGCTGCCACCGGAACACCTCCTGATCCGTGGAACCGGAGATGCCCTCGAACGGACGCTGCACCACCGCGATCGCTCCCGGGTCGGGTACCTTGAATGTGAAGTAGATGCTCACCACCTGCATGGGCTCCGCATGGAAGGCGCTCTGCTGGAAGAAATCAGTGGTGTAGAAATGGTCCAGGCCCTGGGCCTCAAGCCCCATCTCCTCACGGATCTCCCGCAGGAGGCAGTCCCTGAGTCCCTCGCCGTACTCTAACCCGCCGCCGGGGAACTTGGTGATGCGATGCCCCTTGATGAGTTCATCGGAGACGAGCGCCCTGCCCTGCTGCACCAGCAGCCCATAGACCCTTATGGTGAACATGGCTCAATCCGTGCGGCCCGGGAGGCAATCGGCATTCCCGGGCGCGCATGCGGCCCCCGATGAAGGCGCGGTGGCGGGGCGCCCCGCCCATGCCTGCTGCAGCGCCGCCAGGAAATGATCGGCGCTCTGCGCGCCGCTCACGGCGAGCTTCCGGTCGATCACGAAGAAGGGAACGCCCCGGATGCCGAGCTGCTCCGCCTCGCGCTCATCAGCCCTCACGGCCACTCCGTAGTCACCGCTTTCCAGCATCGCAGAGGCCTCCGCAGTATCCAGTCCGATCTCTCCTGCCAGGCGGACCAGTGTGGCGGCATCGCCGATGTGGGCACCTTCGGTGAAGTAGGCCTTGAAGAGGCGCTCCTCCGCCGCATCACCCAGGCCATGGGCCTTGGCCAGCTGGATGAGCCGGTGGGCATGGAAGGAATTCGCCAGTACCGCCCGGTCGAAATCATAGTGCAGCCCCAGCGATGCTGCACGGGCCGCTACATCAGCCACCCGGCTGCGGGCGGCATCGCGGCTCATGCCGTACTTCTGCGCCAGCATGGTGTAGGTATCCTCTGCGCTGCGTGCGGGCGCGGAGGGGTCGAGCTCGAAGCTCTTCCACTCCACCCGCACCCGGTCGCGTTGCGGGAAGCGCTCCAGCGCAGCCTCGAACTCGCGCTTGCCGATATAGCAGAATGGGCAAACGACATCGCTCCAGATCTCTATGACGAGCGGAGCGGGGTGCTGCATGTTGGTCATGGAGTCCTGAGCGAAAAGCGAATGCGCGACGAGCATCGCGGAGAAGTGAACGCTGATGCGCATGATCGATGCCCGTCCAAAGGTACCCCCGGTGAACGCTTGTCCTGGCGAACCGGTTCACGGCGCACCGGTGCGCACCTTGATGAATCGCGCAGCCAGGCGGCAACCGCAGGGAGCCCCGGCAGGAGGAGCCGCTGGTGTGCCCGATCGGCGCTCATCACCGCACGCTCGGGACCTTCGCCTGGGAATCCGACTCAGCTGCGATGCGGCATGATTACCTTCACGGAATGCGCCTCTTGCTTCTATTTCTCGCGGCCAGCGGACATTGCGTCTGGGGTCAGGCCTGGGAGCAGCTCCCGGATTTCCCTGGAACGGCGAGGGACGATGCCGCTTCCTTCACCATTGACGGCGCCATCTACGTGGGCACGGGCATGGAGTTGGGCTGGGGACTGACGAACGATTGGTACGTCTACGACACCCAGGCCGGCGCTTGGTGGCCGATTGCGCCGCTGCCCGCCACGCCGCGGCAATACTGCTCCTCCTTCGTCCTGGAGGGCAAAGGCTACCTCTTCGGCGGCATTGATGCCGATGGTCCGCTCAACGAGCTGTGGTGCTTTGACCCGGCAACCAATACGTGGAGCGCGAAGGCTCCGTTGCCAGGCGAGGGCCGTTATGCCTGCGTATCGGCCGGATTGGGCAGCACCGGCCATGTGGCCACCGGCATGCTGGCAAGCGGATCGCCCACCAATGAGCATTGGCTCTACAACGCCAATGTGGATCAGTGGTTCCCATCTCAGCCCGTGCCGGGTCCGGCCCGCCACCGGGCGGCCGCCTTCCTGACCACCGCATTCACGGTGATCGGTGGAGCCGACGCTGCAGGCGAAGCGCTCTCCGATGCGTGGTCCTATGAGGCCCTCTTCCCCACGGGCGAGTGGGAGACCGCGCCTCCCCTGCCCGATGCACGGTTCGGGGCGCGCGGCATCACCGGCTGGAACGCGGTGGTGGGCGGAGCCAGCGACTGGGGCACCTTCCACGCCGATGCATGGACCCTGCAGGAGGGTGCATGGCTGCCCATGCCGGCCTTCAGCGGCGGCGCGCGGCGGGGCGCGGCTACAGCCGGAATCCCGGGGCCATCCGGGGGGGCCTACATGGGCACAGGCCTCAGCAGCGAACTGGTGCGGCAGCGCGATTGGTGGATGCTGCGGCCCTTGGTCGGCATCGCGGAGAACATCGAAGGCACATTATCGGCCTGGCCGAATCCATCGGCGGAATGGGCGCAGGTGGATTGGTCGCCCGCCGACGGGCCCGCAGCCTTTGCCGTGCATGATGCACTGGGCCGGCTCGTCGCCTCAGGCACCCTGCGGTCCGGCGATCGCATCGATCTGCGCGCGCTGCCCGAGGGACAGTACCTGCTCCATGTGGCGGCCGCACGCGCGATGCGGACCAAGTTGCTGCGCGCGCCCTGACCTGCGTCAGCCGACGGCGCCGGTTCCGTGCGCACCTTCAGCCCATCATGGAAGCGCAACTCTTCTACAAGGAATTGGGGCGGCTGCTCTACGCCATTGCGGCCGCCGATGGACGGGTCACCGCCAAGGAGGTCGCTGCACTCAAGCGCATCGTTTCCGAGCAGCTGGTGCCGCAGGAGGTGAGTACCGATCACTTCGGCACGGACCAGGCCTACATCACGGAATTCGAGTTCGATGTGCTGGCCGATCGCGGTGCCTCGGCGGAAGGCGCATTCGACTCCTTCATCGCCTACATGGCCGGCCATAAGAACGACCTCTCGCCCAGGCGCAAGCAGCTGATCTACCGCTGCGCCGATGCCGTAGGCCATGCCTTCCATGGGGTTGGCAAGGCGGAGCTGCCCCTGCTGATCGAGCTGCACCGGCACCTGCACTGAGCCGCGGACGGCATGCGCGGCCCAAGCTATCTTGGGCGCATGCGGCCGATCGACCTCCGGTCCGATACCGTCACTCGACCCACTCCGGCCATGCTGGAAGCTATGCTCCGTGCCGAAGTGGGGGATGACGTCTTCGGCGAGGACCCCACGGTGAATGCCCTTGAAGCGCGCATGGCCGGACTCTTCGGCCACGAGGCTGCGCTCCTCTGTCCCAGCGGTACGCAGACCAACCAGATCGCCATCAATGTGCACACCCGGCCCGGCGATGAGGTGCTGTGCGAGGAAGGCGCCCATGTCTACCGCTACGAGGGCGGTGGCATGATGGCCAATAGCGGCTGCAGCGTGCGCTTCCTGCCCGCCGAACGGGGACGCTTCACCGCCGATGCGGTGGCCGCTGCAGTGAACGACAGGCAGGCAGCGTACCTCGCCCATTCGCGGATGGTGGTGATCGAGAATACGGTGAACCGCGGAGGCGGGGCCTGCTGGAGCCTTGGGCAGGCGGCGGCGGTGCGTGAAGCCTGCGATGCGCTTGGGCTGAGCCTCCACCTCGATGGTGCGCGCATCTTCAATGCCATGGTTGAGGACGGCACCGCGCCCGCGCAATGGGGCGGGATCTTCCACTCCGTATCCGTCTGCCTCAGCAAAGGGCTCGGCGCACCGGTGGGCAGCGTGCTCATCGGCAGCGCCGCATTCATCCACCAGGCCCGGCGCGTGCGCAAGCGCCTGGGCGGGGGCATGCGGCAGGCCGGCCTGCTCGCCGCCGCCGGCCTGCATGCACTGGACCATCATGTGGAGCGGCTGCGGGACGACCATGCGCGCGCACGCAGGCTCGGAGCAGCCATCACCCAAGAGCCTTGGTGCGAGCGGGTGATGCCCACGGAAACGAACATCGTGATCTATGACCTCCAAGCGGGCCTGGATGCCAAGGCGCACACCGCAGCATTGGGCAGTCAGGGCATCCTTTGCTTGGCCATCGGACCGCGGCAGGTGCGGATGGTCACCCACCTCGATGTGGACGATGCCGGGATCGACCGTGCCATCGCCGCATTGCAGCGCATCAAGCACTGACCCATGATCATGATCCAGCCTCCATCGCCGATACGAGCAGCGCTCATCCTGGCAGCCATCGCACTAGGCGCGGCCGGCCATGGCCAATTCGTGGACAAAGGCACGATCGACAGCGTGCAGGTCGCCTATCGTTGGGCCTTCCCGAAGGGACAACCGGAACTGCTGCTCCGGCTCAGGAACACTGCCTCGATGGACCGGCAGGCAGCCTTGACCATCGACCTGTTCTACCAAGGGCGCACCATCGAGACTTTCGAGGCGGACACGTGCATCCGCGCTGGTCAAGCGCTCACGGGCAAGCTCAATGGCATCTACTTCCGGCCGAAGCGCATCACGGCCGCACAGGTGAAGGACGGCAGTGCCGAAGTGGACGTCACACGCACAGAGATCACGGCCTCACCATGCCCCTAGCATGAATCAACGGCTCGTGGACCGAATCCTCCCGGCCCTGCTGGCCGTCGTGCTGGCAGGCTGCGCTTGGCTCCTGGTCGCGCATAGCCGCATGGTGCGGCAGCGCGAAGAGGAGCTCGCCGGCCACGCCCTCAGCCATGCGCACCAACTCGTGGGCATGCGGCTCAGCGGCATGTTCAACGAATGGGAAGCGGACCTGCAGGAGGAGGCCGCCGCCGTGCGGCTGGGCACACCCAAGGAGCAGCTGCTGCCGCGCTGGCGCGCACTGATGGCCTCGCACTGGTCCATCAATGCCATTCGCCTGGCCGATGAGGGCGGAGGCGAACATGGCCTGTACCGGCTGGATACCGCACTCTGGCTGGTGGAGACGCGGGCAGGCAGCAAGGATTCCCTGCCCGTCGCCAGGCGGCTGCTGAACTCAGGGCTGGATAGCACAGGGATTCCCTGGTCCCGTTTCGGACGCTACGATCCGCGCGAACGGGTCTGGTTCAGCAAGGCGCTCGAGAACCACCAGGACGTACCCGTGTGGGGCGAGCGCCAGTTCGGCGACAGTGCGGAGAATGTGCTCCAGGTGGCCCTCCTCATCCGCAGCCAGAACGCGCGCAATGCCTATCAAGTGATGCTGTTCGATGTGTCGCTGGATCGCGCCGAACAGCTCGACACGCGATTCCTGCCGAGCCTCGGACCGGGGATGCTGCTCTTCGATTCCGAGGGCGCGACCTTGTTCTCGAGCACCGGAGCGGGGAAGGACGATTCCGCCAACATCCTGCGCAACGCCCTGACCCAATGGCTGACCAGCAAGACCTCGCGGGCATTCCCCATCGCGCATGAGCAGCACGCCTATGCTGCGCAGGTCGCTCCCGTGATGCTGAATGGCCTAACCCTGCACAGTCTGGTGGCGATCGATGCGGCCCGGCTTGTCCATTGGACTGAACCCGACCGCAGGTACACCATGATGGGGGCGGCGGCATTGGCGGCGGTTGTCATCCTGCTCGGGCTGCTCTGGATGAGAAGCCGCCAACGGGACAGGGCGGCCGGCCTGGTATCCCTGCAGCTGAAGCAGTCGGAGTTCAGGTTGGGGAAGGCCCAGGGTGAGCGCGATGCCCTGAGCCGCGAGGTTCACCACCGGGTGAAGAACAACCTACAGGTGGTGAGCAGCCTGCTGAACCTGCAGGCCTCTTCACTCACCGATGGGCCGGTGCGGAATGAATTCCTGCGCGGCAAGCGCCGCATCGATACCATCGCCCTGGTGCATCACCGCCTCTACGACCATCCCGATCTGCGGCGGATCGACCTGCGGGTCTTCCTCGGCCAGCTCACCGCCTCCATCGCGGAACTGTACACGGATCGGAAGGGCACCATCAGCGTTGGGGTGGAGACCAATGGCATCACCTGCGATCAGGACACGGCCATCGAACTGGGCATCATCGTGTGCGAGCTGGTGAACAATGCCTTCCAGCACGCCTTCCCGCATGCCACCGGCGGACATGTGGAAGTGACGGTCACGCGGGTCGAGGGCGACCTGCACCGGCTGATGGTGCACAACAATGGGGTTGCCCCCGACCATGGGCTGCTCACCGGTCCCGGCAAGCTCGGGCTGGAGATCGTGGAGGCGCTGGCGGAGCAGCTGGATGGAAGCCTGCATGTGCGCAGCGGCCCCGGTGTCGCGTTCGAGGTGCTCTTCAGGGTCCATAGCCCCGCCTCAGCGGAGGTCACGGATGCCGAGCCCGGTAAGTAGTCCGCCGCTCGCACGCAGCAGCTGCAGCTCGGCCACCTTGGCATCGAAGCCGGCCACCACGGCCTGCCGCTGCGCATTGGCCAGGTCGAGCTGCGCCTGACGGAACTGCAGCGCGGTGAGGAGCCCGCTCTGGTAGAGCTCGCGCGTGCGCTCGAAGTTGAGCTCGGCGGCGCGCATCGCCTCCTGCTGGATGCGCAGCACCTCGCGCTGGCTCCGCCAGGTGGTGAAGCCGTTGCGCACATCGCGCTCCACCTGGAGCCGTGCCTGCTGCTCGGCCAGGGCCGCGCTCTCGGCGCGCAGCCGCGCGGCCTCCACCTGCGTGCCCACGCGCCCGCCATCGAAGAGCGGCACGCTGAGCGTGAGGCCGCCGTTCAGGCCGCGGGTGTAGGTGCCCAGCACGATGCCCACCTCGTTGCGCTGATCGCTCACGCCGTAGGCGGCGCTCAGGTCGAGCCGGGGCCAGCGCATTGCCTTGGCCACCCGCTCATCGGCCTCGGCGGCACGCACCTGGGCCATGGCCGCCTGCAGCTGGGCATTGCCGCGCAGCGCCTCCTCCACCAGCAGCTCTTCCGATAGGCCATTGGCATAGGTCACCTGGCGGGAGGGAACCGCCGATGCCGCAGGCGATCGGCCGAGCAGCACATTGAGGTCGCGCAGCGTGCGCTCGCGGCGCTGCAGGGCCATGATCCATGCGCTGCTGTCGGCCTGCAGGTCCACCTGCGCGTTGAGCAGCTCCAAACGCCCCGTGCCGCCGAGGGCTGCGCGTCCCTCCTGCCGGCGGAAGCGCTCCACGCTGATGCCCAACAGGCGCTCGGTGATCGCCACATCCTGGTCGAGCGCGGCGAGCTGGTAATACAGCGCCACCACCTGCATCAGCGTGGCCTCCACCTGGGCGCGCGCGCGCAGGTCCGCCACGCGCGCCTGCAGCTGGGCGCGATCGTGCGCTGCGAAGGTCCCCAGGCCATTGAAGAGCGTGTACGACAGGCCCAGCTGACCGCTCAGCGCGGTGTTCACCACGCCATCGCGCTCCACATCGGGCAGGGGCTCCGCGAAGTCGAGGCGGGAGAACTGGTCGCTGTAGGTGCCGCGCCCGCTCGCCTCCACACGCGGCAGCAGGCCTGCGTTGCCCGCGGTGGCCTGCGCATCAGCGATGGCGGCTTCGTTGCGCGCGATGCGGATACCGTGCTCGTTGGCCAGGGCCATGCGGATCGCCGCGTCCAGGCTCAGGGTATCCTGCGCGATTAGGCCCACGCTCAGTGGGAGCGCAAGGCTAGTGGCGATGCTCCTCCAGGTCCTCATAGGGCAGTTCTTTCACAGCGGGTTCGACGGCTTCGGCTGTCGGGGTCTGCGCGCTCCACGCCCATCCCAGGAAGCGGCGTGCCTCATTGAGCGCGGCCAGCAGGATGGGCAGGATGATGAGCGTGACGAAGGTGGCGATGGCCAGGCCGTAGGCTACGGTGATGGCCATGGGGATCAGGAACTGGGCCTGGAAGCTCTTGTTCAGCGTGATGGGGAGCAGACCCGCCACGGTGGTGAGCGAGGTGAGCAGGATGGGACGCAGGCGCGAAAGGGCCGCGGTGCGCAGCGCGGCGTAGAACTCCATGCCTGTCTTCAGATTCGCATTGAAGGTGCTGATCAACACGAGCGAGTCGTTCACCATCACCCCGATGAGCGCGATCATTCCGAAGAAGCTGAAGAGGCTGATCTGCACGCCATGGATCCAGTGCCCCCATCCGATGCCCACGAAGCCGAGCGGCAGGCAGAGCAGCACGGCCACCATCTGCCAGAAGCTCCGCAGCGTGAGCACGATCATGGCGAACATGATGATGAGGGTGATGGGCAGCACACGCATGGCACTTCCACTGACCTTGCGGCTCTGTTCTCCCTGGCCCTCGAAGCTGTAGCCCAGGCCTGGATACTTGGCGAGCAGCGGTGCCATGATCTCCGCAGCCACCACGCCCTGCGCCTCCGTCGCGCTCTGAGCGCTGCTGGCCAGGTCGGCCTCCACCCGTACCTCGCGCCTACCATCCAGGTGGTTGATGGCGCGTATGCCGCGCTCGATGTGGTAGCTCACCAGTTCGGTCAGCGGGAACTGGCGGCCATCAGCGGTACGGATGCGCATGTCCTCCAGATCACGCAGAGAGGCACGGCCGTCCTCCGCATAGCGCACCCAGATCTTCACCTCGTCCTCGCCGCGCTGCACACGCTGCGTCTCCAAACCGAAGAACCCTTGGCGCACCTGGGCCGCGACTTCCTGCAACGTGAGGCCGAGCAGCTGGGCCTTGTCCTTGAGCTTCAGCACCACCTCGCGGTTGCCCGGGCGGTCGCTGTCCACCACATCGCGGAGCATGGGCAGCTTCACCAGCTCGGCCCGCAACTCGGCCTTGGCCGCGTTCAGTTCCGCGAGGTCGTTGCTGCGGAGCGATACGGACACCGGCTTCCCGAAAGGCGTGGCCAGCCCGAAGGTGAGGTTCTGCACGCCGGGCACCATGCCGGCCCGCTCGCGCAGGCGATTGGTGATCTCCTCGGCACGGAAGCCCCGCTTCTCGCCATCGAGCAGGATGATATTGAGCTTGCCCTGCTCCGCGCGCGGACCGAGGATGGTCTGCACCTTCAGGATCACATCGAGGCTATCCTCCCTTGCGGCGCTCAGTTCGTCATTGATGGCCCAGGCCAGCTGCTCGATCCGCTGCAGTTCGCTGAAGACGACGTTCTCGCGCGTGCCGGTCACCATCTCCAGGTCCACGGCCACGTCGTCGCGTTCGATCACCGGGAAGAAGGTGGTCTTGATGATGCCCGCGCCCACCGAGCCGATGGTGACGGCCAGCAGGAAGAACGCGATGCCGATGGTGAACACGCGGTGGCGCATGAACCGGTCATAGAACCGGGCGTACCGTACATCGCGCAACCTGCCCATCACCCCGTCCATATAGGCCTCCAGCTTGTTCTTGGCGCCGCGGCTCAGACCCTTGGAATGGGCCACGTGCGCCGGCAGGATGAAGGCGGCCTCGATGAGCGAGAACAGCAGGGTAGCAATCACCACGAAGGCCAGGGCCGGGGCGAAGTCGCCCAGGCGCCCTTCGATGAAGAAGAAGGTGCTGAACGCCGCCACGGTGGTGAGGACGGAGCTGATCACCGCCGGCAGCACCTTGTTG
Protein-coding regions in this window:
- a CDS encoding GntG family PLP-dependent aldolase, with the protein product MRPIDLRSDTVTRPTPAMLEAMLRAEVGDDVFGEDPTVNALEARMAGLFGHEAALLCPSGTQTNQIAINVHTRPGDEVLCEEGAHVYRYEGGGMMANSGCSVRFLPAERGRFTADAVAAAVNDRQAAYLAHSRMVVIENTVNRGGGACWSLGQAAAVREACDALGLSLHLDGARIFNAMVEDGTAPAQWGGIFHSVSVCLSKGLGAPVGSVLIGSAAFIHQARRVRKRLGGGMRQAGLLAAAGLHALDHHVERLRDDHARARRLGAAITQEPWCERVMPTETNIVIYDLQAGLDAKAHTAALGSQGILCLAIGPRQVRMVTHLDVDDAGIDRAIAALQRIKH
- a CDS encoding DsbA family oxidoreductase, whose product is MRISVHFSAMLVAHSLFAQDSMTNMQHPAPLVIEIWSDVVCPFCYIGKREFEAALERFPQRDRVRVEWKSFELDPSAPARSAEDTYTMLAQKYGMSRDAARSRVADVAARAASLGLHYDFDRAVLANSFHAHRLIQLAKAHGLGDAAEERLFKAYFTEGAHIGDAATLVRLAGEIGLDTAEASAMLESGDYGVAVRADEREAEQLGIRGVPFFVIDRKLAVSGAQSADHFLAALQQAWAGRPATAPSSGAACAPGNADCLPGRTD
- a CDS encoding kelch repeat-containing protein translates to MRLLLLFLAASGHCVWGQAWEQLPDFPGTARDDAASFTIDGAIYVGTGMELGWGLTNDWYVYDTQAGAWWPIAPLPATPRQYCSSFVLEGKGYLFGGIDADGPLNELWCFDPATNTWSAKAPLPGEGRYACVSAGLGSTGHVATGMLASGSPTNEHWLYNANVDQWFPSQPVPGPARHRAAAFLTTAFTVIGGADAAGEALSDAWSYEALFPTGEWETAPPLPDARFGARGITGWNAVVGGASDWGTFHADAWTLQEGAWLPMPAFSGGARRGAATAGIPGPSGGAYMGTGLSSELVRQRDWWMLRPLVGIAENIEGTLSAWPNPSAEWAQVDWSPADGPAAFAVHDALGRLVASGTLRSGDRIDLRALPEGQYLLHVAAARAMRTKLLRAP
- a CDS encoding NUDIX domain-containing protein; the encoded protein is MFTIRVYGLLVQQGRALVSDELIKGHRITKFPGGGLEYGEGLRDCLLREIREEMGLEAQGLDHFYTTDFFQQSAFHAEPMQVVSIYFTFKVPDPGAIAVVQRPFEGISGSTDQEVFRWQPLHALAEEAVSLPIDRVVWRLMQDRMGG
- the murQ gene encoding N-acetylmuramic acid 6-phosphate etherase codes for the protein MDRITESESRHQHLERMTTDELLRGINAEDRLVADAVAQAIPSIAPLVDGIAERMLRGGRLFYLGAGTSGRLGIVDASECPPTFGVPHGLVVGLIAGGDGAIRRAVEFAEDDPHQGWKDLQEHSAGGDDAVIGIAASGTTPYVIGALEDCRAHGILTGAITCNPGSPVTLAADHPIVAVVGPEFVTGSTRMKSGTAQKLILNMISTSVMVKLGRVKGNRMVDMQLSNNKLIDRGTRMVMESLSVGYAQANELLRHYGSVRRAIEAGHRL
- a CDS encoding T9SS type A sorting domain-containing protein; amino-acid sequence: MKRPLHYAWAAAALALAAPASAQRYLSEVFSDANLTITNDVIYGTNIDFLSSNFASPDVNANVTELQTAVTLGNPIPAAYFDPNDGSTAVKVTNLRLDVYEPSQGVDTETERPLVIYVHTGNALPPPINGSPNGTRKDSSAVESCKRFARRGYVAVSMSYRLGWNPLAATELERRGSLLNAIYRALHDVRQCVRSMKANAATYRIDPEKIIVVGEGTGGYITLAHATLDDVQELYIEKFRPDPFDPSVSFVNPAQVGDIEGFNGQLTLYRPNGQSSATQFCVNMGGALADTSWLAPGDQPMVAFHTVFDPFAPFTEGIVIVPTTGGPVVPVQGSNLFMELVNEYGNNDAFINLPNSNPFTARARALYGTTQTHGSNSVQIRTDVEGLFPVVRPQWPAPAQEEASPWQWWDPNSAIAQTVVSAGPPPITAHVASLASNPDMSPTKGRAYLDTVMGYVNPRIVCALQLGPCSLVGIDEAEGHDSVEIWPNPATDRINVASAEGLIRRWRLLDINGRQVSTGNTAAQRFTIARDGLVAGTYFMELEVDGARIVRKLMLD
- a CDS encoding sensor histidine kinase encodes the protein MDRILPALLAVVLAGCAWLLVAHSRMVRQREEELAGHALSHAHQLVGMRLSGMFNEWEADLQEEAAAVRLGTPKEQLLPRWRALMASHWSINAIRLADEGGGEHGLYRLDTALWLVETRAGSKDSLPVARRLLNSGLDSTGIPWSRFGRYDPRERVWFSKALENHQDVPVWGERQFGDSAENVLQVALLIRSQNARNAYQVMLFDVSLDRAEQLDTRFLPSLGPGMLLFDSEGATLFSSTGAGKDDSANILRNALTQWLTSKTSRAFPIAHEQHAYAAQVAPVMLNGLTLHSLVAIDAARLVHWTEPDRRYTMMGAAALAAVVILLGLLWMRSRQRDRAAGLVSLQLKQSEFRLGKAQGERDALSREVHHRVKNNLQVVSSLLNLQASSLTDGPVRNEFLRGKRRIDTIALVHHRLYDHPDLRRIDLRVFLGQLTASIAELYTDRKGTISVGVETNGITCDQDTAIELGIIVCELVNNAFQHAFPHATGGHVEVTVTRVEGDLHRLMVHNNGVAPDHGLLTGPGKLGLEIVEALAEQLDGSLHVRSGPGVAFEVLFRVHSPASAEVTDAEPGK